One Diospyros lotus cultivar Yz01 chromosome 1, ASM1463336v1, whole genome shotgun sequence genomic window carries:
- the LOC127795577 gene encoding cysteine-rich repeat secretory protein 38-like: MDSLWGQLIIFLLSFLVLLTLINPISAQNAFLKACLESGTYQNNSHYQKNLDTLLSSLAPNLNKYGFYNTSVCPTSKDAINAVVLCRGDVKPDICRSCVKDAASKIKQICPNYKAAIGGYDQCMLRYRSPYNITLDMERPSVYVYNDKHNFTSADRYKEVLRELLGRLRSQAAKGGSDLKFATGSQQGPDNQKIYGMAQCAPDLSEKQCNDCVNEAIGELPVCCNNRIGGRVLKVVCNIQYETNFQFYNLTRSLS, encoded by the coding sequence ATGGATTCCTTGTGGGGACAGTTGATCATCTTCCTCCTCTCCTTCCTTGTGCTGTTAACCCTAATCAATCCCATCTCTGCTCAGAACGCCTTCCTTAAAGCCTGCTTAGAGAGTGGAACCTACCAAAACAACAGCCATTACCAGAAAAATCTCGACACTCTCCTCTCATCTCTTGCCCCCAACCTCAACAAATACGGCTTCTACAACACCTCTGTCTGCCCAACTTCCAAAGACGCAATCAATGCCGTCGTGCTCTGCCGTGGCGACGTGAAGCCCGACATCTGCCGGAGCTGCGTCAAAGACGCCGCCTCCAAAATCAAACAGATCTGTCCAAACTACAAGGCCGCCATCGGGGGCTACGATCAGTGCATGCTGAGATACCGCTCGCCCTACAATATTACCCTGGACATGGAGAGGCCGAGCGTGTACGTGTATAACGACAAGCACAACTTCACGAGTGCGGATCGGTACAAAGAGGTACTGAGGGAGTTGCTCGGGCGCCTGCGGAGCCAGGCGGCGAAGGGCGGCTCCGACCTCAAGTTCGCCACGGGCAGCCAGCAGGGCCCGGACAATCAAAAAATATACGGGATGGCGCAGTGCGCGCCGGATTTGTCGGAGAAACAGTGTAACGATTGTGTGAATGAGGCCATCGGTGAACTGCCGGTGTGTTGCAATAATAGGATTGGAGGGAGAGTTCTTAAAGTTGTCTGCAATATTCAGTATGAGACCAATTTCCAGTTCTACAATCTCACCCGATCCTTGAGTTGA